From Salvia splendens isolate huo1 chromosome 16, SspV2, whole genome shotgun sequence, a single genomic window includes:
- the LOC121770739 gene encoding pentatricopeptide repeat-containing protein At2g22410, mitochondrial-like, which yields MNHRQLKQIFSLTNRFNFKTYSSNSKKWNSNPHPNLIITHPTLLLIEACNSMSQAKQIHAQMMRTGLVFHLFPISRLLSFIALDERGNLRYANALFSQIPEPNVYIWNTIIRGCVKKGFSELGFCYFVTMVRECVEMDRRSYVFGLKSCEGLGDLRAGECVYCRIWKSGFVGDVFVRNELIHFYCEKGELSCADRVFRESEIRDVVSWTSMIDGSVKNGMIDNALKLFDEMRETDVEPNDVTMVAVFSACAQRGDLRSTERAREFAEMRGLRFSLNMMNAMLDMYVKCWGVEKAKEIFDKMEVRDVFSWTSMINGHGRNGEVEMARKVFDEMPEKNVVSWTAMIGGYSQNNRPMEALKLFSAMEMEAFTPLESTLVLVLSACAQSGCMDVGRRIHDHYVKEKRIPLSTILGNAFVDMYSKCGSIDFAREIFDETRKKDLVSYNSMIVAYASHGHAEKALGLFELMVELGFKPDNITFVGILSACAHRGLVEEGWAYFKDMEAFGVIPAMEHYACMIDLLGRVGLLEEAYGLINSMGMEADQAIWGALLNGCRMHANVELGKLAAEKLMVLDPGDSGTYVLLASLCADKKKWSYVRIARSRMREKGVKKTPGSSLIEVEGKFHEFLVADESHPDSDGIYRVLEEILLFSKMDDYQNHIDTFF from the coding sequence ATGAATCATCGTCAACTGAAACAAATATTCTCCTTAACAAATCGATTCAACTTCAAAACCTACTCTTCAAATTCAAAGAAATGGAACTCAAATCCGCACCCAAATCTCATAATCACGCACCCAACTCTTCTTCTCATCGAAGCTTGCAATTCCATGTCGCAAGCGAAGCAAATTCACGCCCAAATGATGCGCACCGGCCTCGTTTTCCATCTCTTTCCAATCAGCAGGCTCCTATCCTTTATCGCACTCGACGAAAGGGGAAATCTTCGATATGCAAATGCTCTTTTCTCTCAAATTCCCGAACCCAATGTGTATATCTGGAATACAATAATAAGGGGCTGCGTTAAGAAAGGGTTTTCTGAATTGGGGTTTTGTTATTTCGTTACAATGGTTAGAGAATGCGTGGAGATGGATAGGAGAAGCTATGTTTTTGGGCTGAAATCTTGTGAGGGTTTGGGGGATTTGAGAGCGGGAGAGTGTGTTTATTGTAGGATTTGGAAATCTGGGTTTGTGGGGGATGTTTTTGTGAGGAATGAATTGATACATTTTTACTGCGAGAAGGGGGAATTGAGCTGCGCGGATCGAGTTTTTCGCGAGAGTGAGATTAGGGACGTGGTTTCTTGGACTAGTATGATTGATGGGAGTGTGAAAAATGGCATGATCGATAATGCATTAaagttgtttgatgaaatgcGTGAGACTGATGTGGAGCCTAATGATGTTACAATGGTTGCTGTATTCTCCGCCTGTGCTCAGAGGGGGGATTTGAGGTCCACTGAGAGGGCTCGTGAGTTCGCGGAGATGAGAGGGCTTAGGTTCAGTTTGAACATGATGAATGCCATGTTGGATATGTATGTGAAATGTTGGGGTGTGGAGAAGGCTAAGGAGATCTTTGATAAGATGGAGGTGAGGGATGTATTCTCTTGGACTAGCATGATAAACGGCCATGGGAGAAACGGGGAGGTTGAGATGGCTAGGAAGGTGTTTGATGAGATGCCGGAGAAGAATGTGGTTTCTTGGACCGCGATGATAGGGGGATACTCGCAGAATAATAGGCCAATGGAGGCTTTGAAGTTGTTTTCTGCAATGGAGATGGAAGCTTTTACTCCTTTGGAGAGTACTTTGGTGTTGGTGCTCTCAGCGTGTGCTCAATCTGGTTGTATGGATGTAGGGCGACGAATCCATGATCACTATGTGAAGGAGAAACGAATTCCTCTTAGTACAATTCTAGGCAATGCATTTGTTGATATGTATTCGAAATGTGGGAGCATTGATTTTGCTAGGGAGATATTTGATGAGACAAGGAAGAAAGATTTGGTGTCCTATAACTCCATGATTGTGGCGTATGCATCTCATGGTCATGCTGAGAAGGCACTAGGCCTATTTGAGCTTATGGTGGAGCTCGGGTTCAAGCCTGATAATATCACATTTGTGGGTATTTTGTCGGCTTGTGCCCACAGAGGGCTAGTCGAGGAAGGTTGGGCCTACTTCAAGGATATGGAGGCATTTGGGGTCATTCCTGCAATGGAGCATTATGCTTGTATGATTGATTTGCTAGGAAGAGTAGGGCTATTGGAAGAGGCGTATGGTTTGATAAACTCGATGGGGATGGAGGCGGACCAAGCCATTTGGGGTGCCCTGCTTAATGGGTGTCGGATGCATGCCAATGTGGAGTTGGGGAAGCTTGCTGCAGAGAAGCTTATGGTTTTGGATCCGGGAGATAGTGGGACGTACGTGCTGCTAGCTAGCTTGTGTGCAGATAAGAAGAAATGGAGCTACGTGAGGATCGCTAGAAGTAGGATGAGGGAGAAGGGTGTGAAGAAGACACCGGGGTCGAGCCTGATCGAGGTGGAGGGAAAATTTCATGAGTTTCTAGTTGCAGATGAATCACATCCTGATTCTGATGGTATATACAGAGTTTTAGAAGAGATTTTGCTATTTTCAAAGATGGATGATTACCAAAATCATATTGATACATTTTTTTAG
- the LOC121771302 gene encoding putative disease resistance protein RGA4, translated as MAESFVSILIHNLSYLLEEEIGVIMGVDKEMKKLQSTLTTIQSVLEDAEAKQFHNKSIHNWLTKLNAAAFDIEDILDECSTEASKLPTKFNLKKILFSRKMGRRIKDMTHRLDHLAAERNNFHLSEIVAPDQEVDCRRESGSVLIEGDHIYGRDEDRESIVEVLLNQESKLSVLPIVGIGGLGKTTLTQLVFNDERVTRHFDDKLWVCVSDNFCIKFLIEAMIQSATGSASNLVQLDALQRRIREVLNGRRYLLVLDDVWSDNQEDWAKFRSILDCGSSGASVVVTTRLRKVAEAMGTLLPFSLKGLSEEDLWSLFKLRAFGQEQESEAFPGLETIGRQIVRKCGGVPLAAKALGGLLRFKRREKEWVHVRESEIWEEETMIMPALRLSYHHLPLQLRQCFAYCAVFPKDYEMEKQDLIFHWIALGCIKPNGAEEVEDVGDRIWNELVSRSFFHEVTLQGTNKEILTATTTAISVEILTTTTTAKIHDLVHDLAQSILENKVPGSSSNASDSKVRKVHFTKHSWENGCSSISLNVPTLSNIMSYPRLRIVKLNWARVETLPNAIAKLKHLCYLDLTSSHIRILPSTFCNLWNLQILIINDCILLEALPKKIKYMTNLRHVFLDGCLKLSDMPCGIKELTHLKTLTLFIVGNKAGNQLDQLQLLKIGGRLEIRHLERAKSELTRAKLFEKPNLAHLILNWEGDSAEAMDEKVLEGLEPHPNLECLQISGFRGRYAPVWMKKMENLSQVNMRFCRNLSRLPLIGDLPRLKSLYLWGIDALEYIVDENGSRNSKFASLERLRIGNLPNLRGVVEGDSHAVEVFQNVRELYIKNCNLCDLDLHLPSLRSIRLWNMCELTALPREVASLSELVIRQCPKLVALPPTRMPKLESLAIFDCPQLAARCVEEKGEEWEKIAHVPHLLIR; from the coding sequence ATGGCAGAGTCCTTTGTTTCGATTCTGATACATAATCTTAGTTATCTACTCGAAGAAGAGATCGGAGTGATCATGGGCGTAGACAAAGAGATGAAGAAGCTGCAAAGCACTCTCACCACAATCCAATCAGTTCTTGAAGACGCTGAAGCCAAACAGTTCCACAACAAATCCATCCACAACTGGCTCACCAAGCTCAACGCCGCCGCCTTCGACATCGAGGACATACTCGATGAGTGCAGCACCGAGGCTTCCAAGCTGCCCACCAAATTCAATCTCAAGAAGATCCTATTTAGCCGCAAGATGGGGAGAAGAATCAAAGACATGACTCACAGACTCGATCATCTCGCTGCAGAGAGGAACAACTTCCATTTGTCTGAGATTGTCGCGCCTGATCAGGAGGTCGACTGCAGACGTGAGTCAGGATCAGTTTTGATTGAGGGTGATCATATTTATGGAAGAGATGAAGACAGAGAGAGCATTGTGGAGGTATTACTGAACCAAGAATCCAAGCTCTCTGTCTTGCCAATCGTTGGCATAGGAGGCCTTGGGAAGACGACGCTTACTCAGTTAGTCTTCAACGACGAGAGAGTAACTCGTCATTTTGATGATAAATTGTGGGTTTGTGTTTCTGATAATTTCTGTATCAAGTTCTTGATTGAGGCCATGATACAGTCCGCCACAGGAAGCGCTTCAAATCTGGTGCAGCTAGATGCGCTGCAGAGACGCATCCGTGAGGTTTTGAATGGGAGAAGATACCTATTGGTGTTGGATGATGTGTGGAGTGACAATCAAGAAGACTGGGCTAAGTTTAGAAGCATTCTGGACTGTGGTTCCAGTGGTGCTTCGGTTGTTGTCACCACGCGATTGAGGAAAGTGGCAGAAGCAATGGGAACGCTTCTGCCATTTTCCTTGAAAGGGTTGTCCGAGGAGGACCTCTGGTCGTTGTTTAAGTTAAGAGCGTTTGGGCAAGAGCAAGAGAGCGAGGCCTTTCCTGGGTTGGAAACTATAGGGAGGCAAATAGTGAGGAAGTGTGGCGGAGTTCCTCTGGCGGCCAAGGCACTAGGAGGGCTTCTCCGGTTTAAGAGGAGAGAAAAGGAATGGGTTCATGTTAGAGAGAGTGAGATATGGGAAGAAGAAACCATGATCATGCCGGCTCTAAGGCTGAGCTACCATCATCTCCCTCTACAGTTGAGGCAATGTTTCGCTTATTGTGCCGTCTTTCCTAAAGATTATGAGATGGAGAAGCAAGATTTGATCTTCCACTGGATCGCTCTCGGATGCATCAAACCAAACGGAGCAGAGGAGGTGGAAGACGTTGGTGACCGGATATGGAATGAATTGGTTTCGAGATCATTCTTCCATGAAGTTACGTTACAAGGAACTAACAAGGAAATATTAACAGCTACAACAACAGCAATATCAGTCGAAATAttgacaacaacaacaacagcgAAGATACACGATCTTGTTCATGATCTAGCTCAGTCTATATTGGAGAACAAAGTCCCTGGATCAAGCTCAAATGCATCAGATAGCAAAGTAAGAAAGGTACATTTCACTAAACATTCCTGGGAAAATGGTTGTTCTAGTATTTCATTGAATGTGCCCACATTGTCCAATATCATGAGTTATCCTCGATTGAGAATTGTAAAGCTAAATTGGGCAAGAGTGGAAACCCTACCAAATGCAATAGCCAAATTGAAACACTTGTGCTATCTTGATCTAACAAGCTCCCACATTCGCATTCTCCCTTCTACTTTCTGCAACCTTTGGAATCTGCAAATTCTCATCATAAATGATTGCATCCTTCTCGAAGCTTTGCCCAAGAAGATCAAATACATGACGAATCTTCGTCATGTATTCCTAGATGGATGCCTCAAGCTGAGTGACATGCCTTGCGGAATCAAGGAATTGACTCATCTGAAGACGCTCACTCTGTTCATAGTGGGTAACAAAGCAGGAAATCAGCTGGATCAGTTGCAGTTGTTGAAGATCGGAGGAAGGCTTGAAATCCGACATCTGGAGAGAGCAAAGAGCGAATTGACGAGAGCAAAGCTATTTGAGAAGCCAAACCTAGCTCATTTAATCCTCAATTGGGAAGGCGACTCTGCGGAGGCAATGGATGAGAAGGTTCTGGAAGGCTTGGAACCTCATCCGAATCTCGAGTGTTTGCAAATAAGTGGCTTCAGAGGAAGGTATGCTCCAGTTTGGATGAAGAAGATGGAGAATTTGAGTCAAGTGAATATGAGATTTTGCAGAAATTTGTCGCGTCTGCCATTAATCGGTGATCTGCCACGTCTAAAATCTCTGTATCTATGGGGCATTGATGCGTTGGAGTATATAGTGGATGAAAATGGAAGTCGGAATTCGAAATTTGCATCGTTAGAGCGGCTGAGGATTGGGAATTTGCCGAATCTGAGAGGAGTGGTGGAGGGGGATTCTCATGCGGTGGAGGTGTTCCAGAATGTTCGAGagctatatataaaaaattgcaATTTGTGTGATCTGGATCTGCATCTGCCGTCGCTGCGATCCATCAGATTGTGGAATATGTGTGAGCTGACTGCGCTGCCGCGTGAGGTGGCGTCGCTGTCGGAGTTGGTGATTCGGCAGTGCCCGAAGCTGGTGGCGCTGCCGCCGACGCGGATGCCGAAGCTGGAGTCGCTTGCGATATTCGACTGCCCGCAGCTGGCGGCGCGATGTGTGGAAGAGAAGGGTGAGGAGTGGGAGAAGATTGCCCACGTTCCCCATCTCTTGATTCGTTAA